One genomic window of Malaciobacter molluscorum LMG 25693 includes the following:
- a CDS encoding coproporphyrinogen III oxidase, with product MNIIFSDDKKAKKALKLVKELQLKFVDKLNTLSKVDFEEVFWQREKGKFGGGSRYEARDFEFFNTASVNVSQVHYPNKDKRLKSATAISTIIHPNNPNLPSMHMHISYTQLKDEKSYYRIMADLNPSIEYDEDKKYFEKALKEISNDKYDEAKEQGDKYFFIPALNRHRGSSHFYLENYYTNNKKLDYEFATEFGKKVIDTYIEILSKAKDKRITISNEDKQMQLNYHTLYLFQVLTLDRGTTAGLLVHNENDEGIMGSLPRFIDKNLLLSWKEKVIKPQDELVQNLVNNIKDDAQIDINTKIKLANCVREHYKKNKEALTLQASSDKKVYTVQNHK from the coding sequence ATGAATATAATATTTTCAGATGACAAAAAAGCAAAAAAAGCGCTAAAGCTTGTAAAAGAGCTTCAATTAAAATTTGTAGATAAATTAAATACATTATCAAAAGTTGATTTTGAAGAAGTATTTTGGCAAAGAGAAAAAGGCAAATTTGGAGGTGGTTCTAGATATGAAGCTAGGGATTTTGAGTTCTTTAATACTGCAAGTGTAAATGTATCGCAAGTTCACTATCCAAATAAAGATAAGAGATTGAAAAGTGCTACGGCAATCTCTACAATAATTCATCCAAACAATCCAAACCTTCCATCTATGCATATGCATATATCATACACACAATTAAAAGATGAAAAAAGTTATTATAGAATAATGGCTGATTTAAATCCAAGTATAGAATATGATGAAGATAAAAAATATTTTGAAAAAGCACTAAAAGAAATATCTAATGATAAATATGATGAAGCAAAAGAGCAAGGAGATAAATACTTTTTTATACCTGCACTAAATAGACACAGAGGAAGTAGCCACTTCTATTTAGAAAATTATTATACAAATAATAAAAAACTAGATTATGAGTTTGCAACTGAGTTTGGTAAAAAAGTAATAGATACATATATTGAAATATTATCAAAAGCAAAAGATAAAAGAATAACTATTTCAAATGAAGATAAACAGATGCAACTAAACTATCACACTTTATACTTATTTCAAGTATTAACTTTAGATAGAGGTACAACAGCAGGACTTTTAGTACACAATGAAAATGATGAAGGTATTATGGGTTCACTTCCAAGATTTATTGATAAAAATCTTCTTTTATCATGGAAAGAAAAAGTAATAAAACCTCAAGATGAATTAGTACAAAACTTAGTTAATAATATAAAAGATGATGCACAAATAGATATAAATACAAAAATTAAATTGGCAAATTGCGTAAGAGAACACTACAAAAAGAATAAAGAGGCTTTAACTTTACAAGCAAGTTCAGATAAA
- a CDS encoding DoxX family protein: MQRILLLGRISLGIIFIWYGILKFFPQLSPAEALATHTINILFMNLIPASLSIKLLAFWEVFVGVGLVFGIYLRVALILFFVHMSFTFTPLFILPELSFTKAPYAFTLVGQYIVKNVVFILMGILIYKDRFCTQCCEQTTK, encoded by the coding sequence ATGCAACGAATTTTATTATTAGGTAGAATATCATTAGGAATAATATTTATATGGTATGGTATTTTAAAGTTTTTCCCACAATTAAGTCCAGCAGAAGCACTTGCAACTCATACAATAAATATACTTTTTATGAATCTAATTCCAGCAAGTTTATCTATTAAGTTATTGGCATTTTGGGAAGTTTTTGTAGGAGTAGGGCTTGTTTTTGGTATATATTTAAGAGTCGCTTTGATTTTATTTTTTGTACATATGAGTTTTACTTTTACACCTTTATTTATACTTCCTGAACTATCTTTTACAAAAGCACCTTATGCTTTTACTTTAGTAGGACAGTATATTGTAAAAAATGTAGTATTTATTTTGATGGGAATTTTGATATATAAAGATAGATTTTGTACGCAATGTTGTGAACAAACTACTAAATAA
- a CDS encoding type II toxin-antitoxin system antitoxin SocA domain-containing protein: MDMTKVANVILYMLHKQVNHLNDKKLSVMLFLIDYNHHKFCGEKIFGDEYIKTKRHPEPKIISELFDIIANSEDLEEDDERLYLIQELLDYLDIEVIEKKNYIELKFIKMQEEFDDTLFSKDEMKTIHKIVSTYMETTARNIANDTFKIEEVRKTALNEVII; the protein is encoded by the coding sequence ATGGATATGACAAAAGTAGCAAATGTAATTTTATATATGTTACATAAACAAGTAAATCATTTAAATGATAAAAAATTATCAGTTATGCTTTTTTTAATAGATTATAACCATCATAAATTTTGTGGTGAAAAAATATTTGGTGATGAATATATAAAAACAAAAAGACATCCAGAGCCAAAGATAATTTCTGAACTTTTTGATATTATTGCAAATAGTGAAGATTTGGAAGAAGATGACGAAAGACTATATCTAATTCAAGAGTTATTAGATTATTTGGATATAGAAGTAATCGAAAAGAAAAACTATATTGAACTAAAATTTATCAAAATGCAAGAAGAGTTTGATGATACACTATTTTCAAAAGATGAGATGAAGACTATTCATAAAATTGTATCAACTTATATGGAAACTACGGCAAGAAATATAGCAAATGATACTTTTAAAATAGAAGAAGTAAGAAAAACAGCTTTAAATGAAGTAATAATATAA
- a CDS encoding acyl carrier protein phosphodiesterase, which produces MNWLAHIFLSENNINFQIGNYLADPLKGKAWEKANINIIKGMQIHKMIDSYTDNHLEFKKSKNRLGKKGLLKPVVIDLTYDYLLTKNWNKYCNIPLDKFLNIFYDNAIKNMYTLPTNAKIKLSKLIEFDLLNKYQNLEDLYKSFKRVDTRLSPRLLKRDSVSRYYDLVCENIDDIEQDFLIFFPQLCLYIKKNTNNSYLTHWKC; this is translated from the coding sequence ATGAACTGGCTTGCACATATTTTCTTATCAGAAAACAATATAAACTTTCAAATAGGCAATTATCTTGCAGATCCTTTAAAAGGAAAAGCTTGGGAAAAAGCCAATATAAATATCATAAAAGGTATGCAAATTCATAAGATGATTGATTCATATACAGATAATCATTTAGAGTTTAAAAAAAGTAAAAATAGACTTGGAAAAAAAGGTTTATTAAAACCTGTAGTTATTGACTTAACTTATGATTATTTGCTTACAAAAAACTGGAATAAATACTGCAATATTCCACTTGATAAGTTTTTAAATATATTTTATGATAATGCTATAAAAAATATGTACACACTTCCTACAAATGCAAAAATCAAACTTTCAAAATTAATAGAATTTGACTTGTTAAATAAATACCAAAACTTAGAGGATTTATACAAATCTTTTAAAAGAGTTGATACTAGATTATCACCAAGATTACTCAAAAGAGATAGTGTTAGTAGATATTATGATTTGGTTTGTGAAAATATTGATGATATTGAACAAGACTTCTTGATATTTTTCCCTCAACTTTGTTTGTATATTAAAAAAAATACAAACAATTCTTATTTAACTCACTGGAAGTGTTGA